The Mycobacterium paragordonae genome includes a region encoding these proteins:
- the mscL gene encoding large-conductance mechanosensitive channel protein MscL, with the protein MLKGFKEFLSRGNIVDLSVAVVIGTAFTALVTAFTDSIIKPLVSSIGVNQTSQINILKIHITGDQYIDFNAVLSGAINFILVAAVVYFLVVLPYSKLRKQGEVEQADDAQVVLLQEIRDLLAQTNGSSSGRHGGAPASVPLSGPPEHGPRAES; encoded by the coding sequence ATGCTCAAGGGGTTCAAGGAGTTTCTCTCGCGGGGCAACATCGTCGACCTATCCGTCGCGGTGGTCATCGGTACGGCGTTCACGGCGTTGGTCACGGCCTTCACCGATAGCATCATCAAGCCGCTGGTGAGTTCTATCGGCGTCAACCAGACGTCGCAGATCAACATCTTGAAGATCCACATCACCGGCGACCAGTACATCGACTTCAACGCCGTGTTGTCGGGCGCCATCAACTTCATCCTGGTCGCGGCGGTGGTGTACTTCCTGGTCGTGCTGCCCTACAGCAAGCTGCGCAAGCAGGGCGAAGTCGAGCAGGCCGACGACGCGCAGGTTGTCCTGCTGCAGGAGATCCGCGACCTGCTGGCCCAGACCAACGGCAGCTCGTCGGGCAGGCACGGCGGCGCTCCCGCGTCCGTGCCGCTGTCAG